In Diabrotica undecimpunctata isolate CICGRU chromosome 4, icDiaUnde3, whole genome shotgun sequence, a single genomic region encodes these proteins:
- the LOC140438669 gene encoding uncharacterized protein yields the protein MSLVLVMVVVFNLDETGTTTVHAPPKILAKKCMKQVSQCTSGDRGVLVTTCSIICAGGYALPPAMVFPRVHFKEMMIQDAPADTLGLAASSGWMNRELFPQVMEHFIKYSSGSCNNPSLLIMDNHESHLSMETLDLAKSNGVTILTLPPHCSNKMQPLDVAVFSSFKAHYNNAMQGWLLNHPGIPVNIFNVGSFVKVAHERSMTPTHQFRI from the coding sequence ATGAGTCTCGTTTTAGTGATGGTAGTAGTCTTTAATTTAGACGAAACTGGAACCACCACAGTTCATGCTCCTCCTAAAATTCTTGCCAAAAAATGTATGAAACAGGTCTCTCAATGTACTAGTGGGGATAGAGGGGTTCTTGTAACGACCTGCAGTATCATTTGTGCTGGTGGTTATGCCTTACCTCCGGCCATGGTATTTCCCAGAGTTCATTTCAAGGAAATGATGATACAAGATGCTCCAGCTGATACGTTGGGATTGGCTGCTTCTTCTGGATGGATGAACAGGGAATTATTTCCGCAAGTAATggaacattttataaaatattcttctGGTTCTTGTAACAACCCCAGCCTTCTCATCATGGATAATCACGAGAGCCATTTGTCAATGGAAACCTTGGATCTTGCAAAGTCGAATGGGGTCACAATATTGACACTACCTCCACATTGCTCAAACAAAATGCAGCCCTTAGATGTAGCAGTATTTTCATCGTTCAAGGCGCATTATAACAATGCCATGCAAGGTTGGCTTCTTAATCACCCTGGTAttccagtaaatatttttaatgtcggAAGTTTTGTTAAAGTTGCGCATGAAAGATCAATGACACCTACGCATCAGTTCAGGATTTAA
- the LOC140439519 gene encoding phosphoserine aminotransferase, translating to MGSAQSALNFGAGPAKLPREVLEEVQKEFLSYQDSGMSLIEMSHRGKEYTKINKDAQAVIRELLNVPDNYKILLMQGGGCGAFAAVAMNLLNRTGTADYAVTGTWSDKAAKEASKYGNVNLVFPKANKPGSIPPQNTWKMNPNASYVYYCDNETVDGVAFHYIPETNGVPLVTDMSSSIMTKKLDISKFGCIVAGAQKNIGPAGVVVVIVREDLLGNPMKCCPSVMDFTHIAKENSVHNTPATFSVYVMEKVLQWIKRNGGLEAMENLAIEKSSLLYNAMVESNGFYTCPIDEDVRSRMNVPFRVGGGNEKLEELFLVESEKVKMYQLKGHRSVGGIRASLYNAVSLDDVKLLVKFMKEFQAQHGPK from the exons ATGGGAAGTGCACAGTCAGCTTTAAATTTTGGCGCTGGACCTGCCAAGTTACCTAGAGAG GTGCTAGAAGAGGTCCAAAAAGAATTCCTTTCCTACCAAGATTCAGGAATGAGCTTGATTGAAATGAGCCACAGAGGCAAGGAATATACCAAAATCAATAAAGATGCACAAGCGGTTATTAGAGAACTTCT TAATGTTCCGGACAACTACAAGATTCTGCTTATGCAAGGCGGTGGATGTGGAGCTTTTGCCGCAGTTGCCATGAATCTTTTGAATAGAACTGGAACCGCTGATTACGCCGTGACTGGTACATGGTCCGACAAAGCAGCTAAAGAAGCATCCAAATATGGAAACGTCAATCTAGTGTTTCCAAAAGCCAACAAACCGGGCAGTATTCCTCCTCAAAACACTTGGAAAATGAATCCAAATGCTTCCTACGTATACTACTGTGATAATGAAACTGTTGATG gtgTTGCATTCCATTACATTCCCGAGACCAATGGCGTTCCTCTAGTCACTGACATGTCATCCAGCATAATGACCAAAAAACTAGACATCTCGAAATTCGGCTGCATCGTAGCTGGTGCTCAAAAGAACATTGGACCTGCGGGAGTAGTAGTGGTGATTGTCCGTGAAGATCTTCTAGGAAATCCAATGAAATGCTGCCCATCCGTAATGGACTTCACTCATATAGCCAAAGAAAATTCTGTACACAACACTCCAGCAACATTCTC aGTCTACGTCATGGAGAAGGTACTCCAGTGGATTAAAAGGAACGGAGGTCTCGAAGCAATGGAAAACCTAGCGATAGAAAAGAGCAGTTTATTGTATAACGCCATGGTTGAATCTAACGGTTTTTACACTTGCCCAATTGATGAAGACGTCAGAAGTAGAATGAATGTACCATTTAGAGTAGGAGGAGGCAACGAAAAACTCGAAGAACTCTTCTTAGTAGAATCAGAGAAAGTTAAGATGTATCAATTAAAAGGTCACAGATCTGTGGGAGGAATCAGAGCTAGTTTATATAATGCAGTTTCATTAGATGACGTTAAATTGTTAGTTAAATTTATGAAAGAATTCCAAGCGCAACATGGACCAAAGTGA